In Fimbriimonadaceae bacterium, the genomic window CTGAGCCATTGCGTGAAGCGCGAGACCTCTTCCCCGCGAAAAATGCATCCGTGCTGAGGAAGAAGCGCCGTGATCGGCAGTGGCGCGAGTCGTTTGTTCATCCCGGCGACCGCTCGATTGCTGGACATATAGCGCTGATGAAATCCCTGCATGGCTTGGGTATGCACGGTCCAATCATCGATCACAAGTCTGAAGGTGTCGTCCTTGTACATGGCTGTTCCGACATCTCCTGAAAAGAGGAACCCGCTGACGGTATCGTGCACAAGAATATTACCGGGGGAGTGGAGAAACGGCGCGGAGATACAATCGAGTCGGCCGCCGTCTTTCAATGATATCGACGAGGCCCTCGTCGGGTACTTTGACGAAATTGAGATTGTGGGCCTTTCCGCTCAGATCCCTGGTTTCATAATGCAGCATGAATCGAGTCCAGAGGCTCGACACGACCAGCTTGATGTCGTCATTCCACTTGGTCCAACTCGGAAATGAGGCACAGATATCGGGGTCTTGATGGCTGAAGAACAGGTGGGTGATGCTCATCGGGCTGAGGAGGAGACACACTTTCTTGAACACAAGTGGGAACCGGTCGAACCCGCCCGGTTCAAGCAGATAGCCTTCGTGTCCGTCGATAATCAGATAGGTGTTGCACTCGATCTCGTCTCCGCCGGTGTGGGTGCCGATCCAATAGACCTTGTGGTCGCCCTTTTCGAAAAGCAGAATCGCGTCGTCGGGGTTGATCGAATCATTCTGTAAATTGCTCAGCGGAACAGACACCATGGCAACCTCCATCTGACAGGTCACTGAACGGCCCGGCCTCCGCACCACTCAGTTAAATTATAGAAGAACATCTCCCGAGCACAAACTGAATACGCGCATTGGGGGAGACTGAGGGGAATCCCGATGTCTGGCACCATCCACCGGCCTCGTTTCCGGTATCGCGATTCGGCTGATTCGACTTCGATCATGGCGTCTGCATGCGGCGCGATAGCAACACACATGGGTTTCCGCACGCATGGCGATGATGGAGAATGGAACGGTATGCCGAGGCTCTTTGCGCCTGGGAAGTGAGGTCAGTCAGTAGCGAGTGCCGCAGGATCACGCCGGTTGACTCGCAACCGTTGCGGGATCAAGATGCCGCCCGCGAGGTCGTGATGCGACGTGTTGCCTCTCTCCTGCATGTGCCTGAAGGGCTGTGGATCGCGATCAGCCTTCTGGCCTTTCTCTTCGCGACGAGGAATGAACCTTCGACTGCGGCGGGGAATGATGTCCTTGAAACCCTCTGGCTCGCGATTCCGTTATCGGGATTCCTCTCACATTTCTGACGGCCTATCTGCCGGGAGGTGGTGGCTGGTGGTGGCTCCTGCGCGTGGTCGTGATCTCCGCTGTCGTCGTGCTGGTGGCGTCGTTCATCGTGGCGAGCGGGCTGGACTATCACGATTCCCGAAACTCTGGCTTACTCGGCGCGCCATTTTGTAGCCGTACACTCGGGCTCTTGCTGCTGGTGCCGCTCACGGCTCTCGCTGCTGTGCTGATCTGGAAAAGGAGTCGGGCAGACATGAGATGAGGTCGCAATGCATTAGTTTTTGCACCGGGATGAATGGGGAGCCGTGTAGCTCGCCAGCGGCGCGAGCGGCGGCTTAGCCTGAAAGAGGCCGTTCATTCACCCTTTGAAACTACTTCCTTAGGCCACAAATGGATCCGCTCCGCTTCCACTTGGCTTTTATCCGCGGAACGGACATCCAAAACCAAGTAGGTGGCCTTCACGCCTCAGGGTAGGTGGTACTGAATTCTCGACAAACATAACCAGCGAGATAGTTGCTTCCATCAGATCTTTGATGGGCCCAAGAATCGAAAATGAATGTACCTAGGGAATCTCCTAGTATGGGCAAGCGGATGCAGATTGTGGTTGATTTCATCTGTCGCAAGGCGTAGGAGAAGGCGCCATTTAATGAAGTCGTGCACGGCGTGCTTATTTCCTTTTTTTGTTATGAGGCTGCTCGAGGGGACTGAGTACGATCGGTCCAGATCCCAAGGAAACATAGTGCCTCTTCCGCGTACTATCAATCGCACAGAGTGAGTGAGGTGCGGTCTCAATTCTCCCCGATACATATGGCCAGCTCGATGTGAGGAGGACTCCTGAGTAAATAGTTTTGGCCCATTTTCTCTCGAAAGGAACTCCCAAAAGTGAACCTGCAGTCGTTCCTGGCTACCGAATCAGCCGCTTTAATCGTCACTGGCGTGGTGCTCCTCATCCTCATTGCCAGCTTCCTCGTGTTGTTCCTTATACCTGGCCTACTTCATTGGATTAGGCTACGTAGAATGCAGACTTCGATAGACAGGTTCGAGACGAAGGACTATGTCGCAGAATTCAAGAGGATTTTTGCCGATGATAGCCGTCTCGCTCACTTGTGGAAGGAATACCAAGAGTCTTTGCATTTCCAGCACGAGGAGCGAGACGGGCAGATGCTTATAAAGGCCGTTCGTGCGACGGTCCCTGCCGAGATGTATTTCAGTAACCAAGCCGTTGTCGACAGCCGACTCGCAACCGAGTTTTTCAAGCACCTACCCGGGATCTTCACCGGCCTTGGCATTATCGGTACCTTCAGTGGCCTCATTGATGGCCTGGGGGCATTTCAGGTGAGCGAAAACGCTGTTACGGCAAGAACAAGCCTCGAATCGCTCATGCATTCCGTCAGTGAGGCTTTCCGCGTCTCAGCGTCAGCTATCGCTGCGGCGATGGTCGTAACCCTTATTGAGAAACGCTTGTTGGCCTCGCTCTACCGACGCACCGAGGCAATTTCCCATGCTATCGACGCTTGCTTTGAAGCGGGCGCAGGCGAGGAATATTTGTCGCGGCTCGTTAAGGCATCAGAGGAGTCGGCAAGTCAGTCGCGAATATTAAAGGATGCTCTCGTCAAAGAGTTAGGAGAACTGCTCCGGGAACTGACAAGCACCCAGATAGCCGCGGCCAAGGATCAACAGGCACACGTTGTTGAACGACTCGTGCAAGCTTCAAAGGAACAGGCTGAAGCTGTACGCGAAGACAATCAAGCTCTAGGGAAGTTCATTGCCGAAAGTATCCAGCAGAGTCTGAAGGGACCGTTAGACGAAATTGCAAGCACTGTGAAGGTTGCCAGCGGGGACCAAAGTGCTACGGCTGCCCGGATGCTGCAGGACGTTATGACGAGCTTCAGCCAGCGACTAAATGATCTCTTCGGTGGACAGATCTCGGGACTCAACGAGCTCAATCAGCAAACTGCCAGAAGTATCCAAGAAGCAGTTGGCACCTTACAGACACTTGTAGCGAATATCGAAACCTCGAGCGAGCGCTCTACCGCCGCTATGGCTCAACGTATGGCCGACGCCGTTGAAAAATTGGAATCGCGTCAAGATGCAATGAACTCGCAGTCGGTTGCGTTTGTCGAGCAGCTTCGCAGGATTGCTGTAAGCACGCAATCAGAGACCAACCAGAAACTCCAGGTGATGCTTGAATCCATCGGTGCTGAGGTTGCGAAAATATTGAGCACACTCAGTGAGTCACAGAAAAATGTATTCGAGAGCAATCGCGATCGTGAGCAGTCTATGACAGACCGAGTGCAAAGTGCGGTCTCGACGATGTCCGAGTCAATCGAGGCGGTCATCAAGGAGCTTGGCAGCATGATGACGCAGATGGCAAAAAGCGTGGCCACCTTAACGCAGACTACAAGCTCCGCCGTGGAGAAGATGAATGCCGGGGCGGACCTGCTTGGGACAGCTTCTCGGAACTTCGCATCAGCCGGTGAGCATGTCGTCAACGTGATGGGCCAAGCTGCTAGCGTCTCCGTGAAGCTCTCCGAAACTTCAGGAAGTCTGACGGCTAGTGCCACTGTTGTCCAGGAATTGCTGAAGGATTATAGGGTGCAGCGAGACTCCGTCACGCAACTTGTTAACGAACTTCGTGTCACGGTTGAGGTGGCACGCAAAGAGGCTTCGTTGACAACCGACATCCTTGCGCGGATCGAGAGTTCCGCTGCACGCCTCGGTATCGCACAAAAGCAAGCCGACGAATATTTAGACGGAGTAAGCAAGGTGCTCGGTGAGGCGCATACGTCGTTTGCAGCAGAAGTCAGTCGCACCCTCGGCAAAGCTAATATCGAGTTTCACACAAAACTGACTGATGCCGTACATATGCTGTCGTCGGCCATAGGAGAACTTGAACTGACGCTTGCATCGATGGGCAACCTTGGCTCAACGAAGAGGTAGGCTATGATCGGTACCAAGATCGTTTTAAATCGTGGCGTCCGTGACGAAGCAGAAAAGCCGTTTTGGATATCCTTTGCGGATCTTATGACTGCACTGATGGTATTGTTCCTGGTCGTAATGGGCGTAGCGCTCATCGCTGTGACCAAAAATGTGACGGAGAGGGAAAAGAAAGAAGAAAGACATCGTCTGGACATCGAACTTATTCTTGATCGCTTTGTGGAGGCGGCGAAGCTGTATGACGGAATTAAGGTCGATAGGGAGCGTAGAGTGATCAATTTTGGTGAACGTGCACGTTTTGGATTCGGCAAATGGGATATGACAAGTGAACAAGAAGGGATTCTGCGCAGGTTTATTCCAGAAATGCTTGACAGGGCCAATGATGAACTCGGGCAACGGATTCTAAAGCGATTTGTGGTTGAAGGATACACCGACAAAAGAGGCTCGTATCTATTCAACCTTAATCTAAGTTTGCAGCGTAGTCAGCGCGTTTTATGTGCCATGTTTGCCACAGCAGGCCCTAACATTCTTTCTGATGATCAGAAGGAGCACGTTCGTAACTTGTTTCTCGCAGGTGGATATTCCTTCAATGCTGCGATGGAGACCAATGAGGAGAGCCGTCGCGTGGAAATGAGAATGGAATTTCTAGGTCCGGATGAACAGCGGCCTCAGCTACCTTTGCCGTCAGGACACTTTGGCGATTGTGCTGTGGGATGAACGCCCTGAAGCATCTGGCCTCATTGCTCCTTCCTGTAATGCAGGAGAGCGGCGAATGGATGCCATCTGGTGGGGGCCTTGATGTCGTCATTGCCCAAATGAAGGCACGGTTCAAATCCCGAACGGTTGGCCAGATACCTGAAGATTACCAATTGGAAGCTGTACGCCGTTTCTGGCAAAGCCAGGAGATTTTGTCCTTCCGCGATGCGTACATTCTCTCTTGGAGCTTATGCTTACCGCATCGAACCTGGGGCCCATGCGTCATGGAGGATCGTTCTCGCCTGGAAAAGGTGTTGGATGGTGCCGATAGCTGGAGTGGAAGGCCTAGTGCCTATCGCCGATGCTATCAAGGCCTGGTCAAAAGCTACTTCACGTATGATATATTCGCTCAGACTACGCCAGAAGCCGGACGCAACAATTGGCAAATTCTTCGCCAGTACCTGTCCGATCACAATTCCCTAATTAAAGATCACAGTCCTTGTCCCCAGTGGGTGGATACCGCAGTCGGCAATCCGCAGCTGTTTGGAGGGCAGCCGTGCGAACCGTACGTCGACGCTTTGTTGCACGGGGATGGTGGCATTATTGAACACCTCTGCGAGCAGCTCGGAATCAGCAAGGCATCGTGGTTCCTACGTGAATTGGTCCTGGCGCAAGTCCGAGGCGCCACGCGCCAGGCCAACACGCAGTTCCTGGCTCTTTTGCCGCGGTTACTTGAGCTTTTGGCTGCGAACGAGGTGCTACGAGACCGTGGGATGATTCAGGTGCTCGATCGCTATTCAGAGGTTCCTGGCGTCGTTTTACATCCGGGCCTTCGTGACTATGCTGTCGCGTGGTGGGGAAACCCGTGGCTGCCTTCGAACGAGACCCGCTGGGGCGGTGTTACCCCTGAGGCTCGCACGATGGTTGCCGACTGGCTGAAGCTGGAATTTATTGAGACCTTCTTCACTAAGTTGGCAGAGGATGGCCTCGGCGACCCGCGACGAATGAACTTCTGGAAGCGCTATGTCAAGTCAATTGACCACATCGAATTCGGGCTTGGTTCATTTGCTCGCAACTCCCGAGAGCGAGACTTTGTGGTGCTACGCGAGAAGATGGCCGGTCTGGTTCTAGAGTTGGATGCTCCTGGCGCGAACAATGCTTTTATTATGACAATTGGAAATCTGGTTGTCGTCGAATTTAGCGGGCTTGGGAATGCGCTCTATGGCTACGACGCACGGCGCTCGTTGCCGTTCAACACCAGTAAGATGCTGACGCTCCCGGCCTCTTCACCGAACTCGCTCAAGCAGAAAGGCAGAAGCATCTTGTGGCTGAAGCACAAAGACGGCATCCACAACTGGGACAAAT contains:
- the zorA gene encoding anti-phage defense ZorAB system ZorA, whose product is MQTSIDRFETKDYVAEFKRIFADDSRLAHLWKEYQESLHFQHEERDGQMLIKAVRATVPAEMYFSNQAVVDSRLATEFFKHLPGIFTGLGIIGTFSGLIDGLGAFQVSENAVTARTSLESLMHSVSEAFRVSASAIAAAMVVTLIEKRLLASLYRRTEAISHAIDACFEAGAGEEYLSRLVKASEESASQSRILKDALVKELGELLRELTSTQIAAAKDQQAHVVERLVQASKEQAEAVREDNQALGKFIAESIQQSLKGPLDEIASTVKVASGDQSATAARMLQDVMTSFSQRLNDLFGGQISGLNELNQQTARSIQEAVGTLQTLVANIETSSERSTAAMAQRMADAVEKLESRQDAMNSQSVAFVEQLRRIAVSTQSETNQKLQVMLESIGAEVAKILSTLSESQKNVFESNRDREQSMTDRVQSAVSTMSESIEAVIKELGSMMTQMAKSVATLTQTTSSAVEKMNAGADLLGTASRNFASAGEHVVNVMGQAASVSVKLSETSGSLTASATVVQELLKDYRVQRDSVTQLVNELRVTVEVARKEASLTTDILARIESSAARLGIAQKQADEYLDGVSKVLGEAHTSFAAEVSRTLGKANIEFHTKLTDAVHMLSSAIGELELTLASMGNLGSTKR